The following proteins come from a genomic window of Leptospira andrefontaineae:
- the fmt gene encoding methionyl-tRNA formyltransferase, which yields MKIAFFGTPEPSAKLLQALLQEPDIQVQFVVTNPDRPKGRSKTLVPSPVKEVALAANLPVFQYESIKKEKEEALQNFSKFDAELYVVFAYGSILPIEIFSYPKFGSINLHGSILPDLRGASPVQTSLWKGYTKSGISIQYLGEKMDEGDIISIQEVDIDLEDDTGSLMEKITQAGIQSLIPLLKGPITSSFEASPQDHSKATYCTKIQAEDRVLDLKLSAMEIHNRIRALSPDLGGYCRFRDKRLVLWKTRPADFSETSIQPGKLKRMDKKALLLQCGDGRFLEILSLQPENKNRMTVADFMNGFRISDEDRFE from the coding sequence ATGAAAATTGCATTTTTTGGAACCCCGGAACCTTCTGCCAAACTTTTGCAGGCGCTATTACAAGAGCCTGATATCCAAGTACAATTTGTAGTTACAAACCCGGATCGTCCTAAAGGAAGAAGTAAAACGCTCGTCCCAAGTCCTGTGAAAGAAGTCGCACTTGCTGCAAATCTTCCTGTATTCCAATACGAGTCCATAAAGAAGGAAAAGGAAGAAGCACTACAAAATTTTTCCAAGTTCGATGCGGAACTGTACGTAGTGTTTGCTTACGGTTCTATTCTTCCTATAGAAATTTTTTCTTATCCTAAATTCGGTTCTATCAATCTTCATGGTTCCATTCTTCCGGATCTGAGAGGCGCTTCCCCCGTCCAAACTTCTCTTTGGAAAGGTTATACTAAATCTGGCATCAGCATCCAGTATTTGGGAGAAAAAATGGATGAGGGGGATATTATCTCCATCCAAGAAGTGGATATAGATTTAGAAGATGATACCGGATCCCTTATGGAAAAAATTACCCAAGCAGGGATCCAAAGTCTCATCCCACTTTTAAAAGGGCCTATAACTTCATCTTTTGAGGCGAGTCCGCAGGACCATTCCAAGGCAACTTATTGTACTAAAATTCAGGCAGAAGATAGAGTCCTAGATCTAAAACTTTCCGCTATGGAAATCCATAATCGTATTCGTGCCTTAAGCCCTGATCTGGGCGGGTATTGCCGTTTTAGAGATAAACGGTTGGTTTTATGGAAAACAAGACCTGCCGATTTTTCTGAAACGTCTATCCAGCCTGGCAAATTGAAACGAATGGACAAAAAGGCCCTTCTTTTACAGTGTGGAGATGGCCGTTTCTTAGAGATCCTTTCCCTTCAACCGGAAAATAAAAACAGAATGACTGTTGCAGATTTCATGAACGGTTTCCGTATTTCGGACGAGGATCGTTTCGAGTGA
- a CDS encoding PASTA domain-containing protein has protein sequence MTKEELRSKYLPIGGYFFFIAFGLVVFFIAAFLVVFVRTKSSTMVVMPDVVGKPYNEVHNELMRLQLKVRLESKRYPDKTDGIIIYQSIRPGREVEAGSKVSLTVNIGLDRIDMPNLKGQSLVSAKNSMEKVLSGETYVSLTLGGITYVEVKEGEQPDTVVDQIPEAGKNITAGEKVFLLVTKPSTKKKEGEPQAGLDFKPGDSFAFAQRALVRAKISSKAEVVITKFRPDNGKIESVQKLGNEYKFKVFYFEPEDRVESGYESFVYEAPENGTYSLIVKDQNDETKQMEISAPTTYQEGEKIQTVFYRTGDVTLVLLDEKGSKVKSKDYENEF, from the coding sequence GTGACCAAGGAAGAACTCCGCTCTAAATATCTCCCTATCGGGGGTTACTTTTTTTTCATCGCATTCGGCTTAGTAGTCTTTTTCATAGCCGCCTTCTTAGTTGTATTCGTTCGTACTAAAAGCTCCACAATGGTAGTAATGCCTGATGTGGTAGGCAAACCATACAACGAAGTTCATAACGAGTTAATGCGTCTCCAATTGAAAGTCAGATTGGAGTCCAAACGTTATCCGGACAAAACAGATGGAATTATCATCTACCAATCCATTCGCCCAGGAAGAGAAGTGGAAGCAGGTTCCAAAGTTTCTCTTACTGTTAATATTGGTTTAGATCGAATCGATATGCCTAACTTAAAAGGGCAAAGTTTGGTCTCCGCTAAAAACTCCATGGAAAAAGTTCTCTCCGGAGAAACTTACGTTTCTTTAACTCTTGGTGGGATCACCTATGTGGAAGTGAAAGAAGGAGAACAACCCGACACTGTAGTGGACCAAATCCCGGAAGCCGGTAAAAATATCACCGCAGGTGAAAAAGTATTCTTACTGGTTACCAAACCTTCTACCAAGAAAAAAGAAGGGGAGCCTCAAGCAGGATTAGATTTTAAGCCGGGAGATTCTTTTGCATTCGCTCAAAGAGCATTGGTAAGAGCAAAAATTTCTTCCAAAGCAGAAGTGGTTATTACTAAATTTCGTCCCGACAACGGAAAGATTGAATCCGTACAAAAATTAGGGAATGAATACAAGTTTAAGGTATTTTATTTCGAGCCGGAAGATAGGGTAGAAAGCGGATACGAAAGTTTCGTATATGAAGCTCCTGAAAACGGGACTTATTCTTTGATCGTAAAAGACCAAAACGACGAAACCAAACAAATGGAAATTAGCGCTCCTACTACTTACCAAGAGGGAGAAAAAATCCAGACCGTCTTTTACAGAACGGGAGACGTGACACTGGTTCTTTTGGACGAAAAAGGTTCGAAAGTAAAATCCAAAGATTACGAGAACGAATTTTGA
- the rpe gene encoding ribulose-phosphate 3-epimerase — MKISASILATQLTALANTVPNFKKEGIDLVHMDVMDGNFVPQISFGEAVNKEIKAMTQIPLDVHLMVEKPENHVPKYYELNPYCITFHAETTRFPIRLAQEIKKNGPKVGVSLNPGTPVSALETLLPYIDLVLIMTVEPGFYGQKFVDGGMDKIRKVKSLISNYPIELEVDGGVNDTNIKELSQAGVDICVVGAGLFKSGDPSENGIRLKGLTK, encoded by the coding sequence TTGAAAATCTCCGCTTCTATTTTAGCCACCCAACTTACCGCACTTGCTAATACAGTTCCTAATTTTAAAAAAGAAGGAATCGACCTAGTCCATATGGACGTGATGGACGGAAACTTTGTGCCTCAGATCAGCTTCGGAGAAGCGGTCAATAAAGAGATCAAAGCCATGACCCAAATCCCTCTGGACGTTCACCTAATGGTGGAGAAGCCGGAAAATCATGTTCCGAAATACTATGAACTAAATCCTTACTGCATTACTTTCCATGCGGAAACTACTCGTTTTCCAATTCGTTTGGCCCAGGAAATAAAGAAGAATGGACCAAAAGTGGGAGTTTCTCTTAACCCAGGAACTCCGGTTTCTGCATTAGAAACACTTCTACCTTATATTGATCTAGTACTCATAATGACTGTGGAGCCAGGATTCTACGGACAGAAATTCGTGGATGGGGGAATGGATAAGATCAGAAAGGTCAAGTCCCTGATCTCTAATTATCCGATCGAACTCGAAGTAGACGGTGGAGTCAATGATACAAATATCAAAGAACTCTCTCAAGCTGGTGTGGATATCTGTGTAGTTGGAGCTGGATTATTCAAATCCGGTGACCCAAGCGAGAACGGTATTCGCTTAAAAGGCCTAACAAAGTAA
- the rpsP gene encoding 30S ribosomal protein S16, translated as MVKIRLQRTGAKNNPHYRVVAADARSPRDGKFIDILGHYHPAEVKGQTTLNKEKILGWLTKGAQPTGTVLNLIKHEGIWAEYKQSLKK; from the coding sequence TTGGTTAAGATCAGACTACAAAGAACCGGAGCCAAAAACAACCCTCACTATCGGGTAGTGGCTGCAGATGCCCGTTCCCCTAGAGACGGTAAATTTATTGATATTCTCGGACACTATCACCCAGCAGAGGTGAAAGGCCAAACAACCCTGAATAAAGAGAAAATTTTAGGCTGGCTCACAAAAGGTGCTCAACCTACCGGAACCGTTCTGAACCTCATTAAACACGAGGGGATCTGGGCGGAATATAAACAATCCCTGAAGAAGTAA
- a CDS encoding KH domain-containing protein, translating to MEELIRYIVTSLVDHPEEISVREIEGDEQTVLELRVSPKDVGKVIGKNGRIAKSLRAILTAASIKAGKNFSLEIID from the coding sequence ATGGAAGAGCTGATCCGCTATATCGTTACTTCTTTGGTAGATCATCCGGAGGAGATTTCAGTACGTGAAATCGAGGGCGACGAACAAACCGTCCTAGAACTCCGGGTTTCCCCGAAGGATGTGGGGAAAGTGATCGGCAAGAATGGTAGGATCGCAAAGTCCTTAAGAGCGATCTTAACCGCAGCATCCATTAAAGCCGGAAAAAATTTCTCCTTAGAAATTATTGACTGA
- the rimM gene encoding ribosome maturation factor RimM (Essential for efficient processing of 16S rRNA), whose protein sequence is MTETRILTGHLGKPFGLKGFVRLVAEDSSVPELKFPLQATLEFSSREPVPITILKSTIQSGKILLQLEGINSPEEVSSLTGGKLYIDRSHFPKSKNEEYYLFELKGLKAISEDGKELGWELVDILENPAHSILVFQTEDSEILVPYVEKHVGKVILEEGKIVLKSPEDWNEI, encoded by the coding sequence TTGACTGAGACTCGAATCCTAACCGGACATTTAGGAAAACCCTTCGGACTGAAGGGTTTTGTCCGACTGGTTGCAGAAGACAGTTCTGTTCCGGAACTCAAATTTCCCCTCCAAGCCACTCTAGAATTTTCCTCTAGAGAACCGGTTCCCATCACGATCCTTAAATCCACTATACAATCAGGAAAGATACTCTTACAATTAGAAGGTATCAATTCCCCGGAAGAAGTTTCTTCCTTAACTGGTGGAAAACTTTATATAGATCGTTCTCATTTTCCAAAATCCAAAAACGAAGAATATTATCTATTCGAACTCAAAGGTCTTAAAGCTATCTCAGAAGATGGAAAAGAACTTGGTTGGGAATTGGTAGACATTCTTGAAAATCCGGCACATTCTATCCTAGTCTTTCAAACAGAAGATTCAGAGATCTTAGTCCCATACGTGGAAAAACATGTAGGGAAAGTAATCTTAGAAGAAGGCAAGATCGTTTTGAAAAGTCCTGAGGATTGGAATGAAATTTAA
- the trmD gene encoding tRNA (guanosine(37)-N1)-methyltransferase TrmD, whose translation MKFNFITLFPAKVQAYFSEGLQEKAIQKGVFSVNIVHLRDFSNNKHLKVDDTPYGGGPGMLLKVEPIDLALKSLGEDRGLVILTTPSGIPFDQNVAEKLAKLEKPITLISGYYEGVDHRVTEHLVDIELSLGNYVISAGDLASLCITDAVSRLLPGFLGDRESLEEESHNERDVLEYPQYTKPSDYNGWKVPEILLGGNHAAIESWRNANRKKVDPDITRNL comes from the coding sequence ATGAAATTTAATTTTATTACCTTATTCCCCGCGAAAGTCCAGGCTTACTTTTCAGAAGGGCTCCAGGAGAAGGCGATCCAAAAGGGAGTATTCTCCGTTAATATTGTACATCTTAGAGACTTCTCCAATAATAAACATCTAAAGGTAGATGACACTCCCTATGGGGGAGGTCCAGGAATGCTCTTAAAAGTAGAACCAATTGATCTGGCATTAAAGTCATTGGGAGAGGATAGAGGACTCGTAATTCTTACAACTCCGTCTGGAATTCCATTCGATCAGAACGTTGCAGAGAAATTAGCAAAGCTTGAAAAACCGATCACTCTTATATCAGGATATTATGAAGGAGTGGATCATAGGGTAACAGAGCATCTTGTTGACATAGAACTGTCCCTTGGAAATTATGTAATTTCAGCCGGAGATTTGGCTAGCCTCTGTATTACAGATGCTGTGTCCAGGCTTTTGCCCGGCTTTTTAGGCGACCGAGAGAGCCTGGAAGAAGAATCTCATAACGAAAGGGATGTTTTAGAATATCCACAATATACGAAACCTTCCGATTACAATGGCTGGAAGGTTCCTGAAATTCTCTTGGGCGGAAACCACGCGGCGATCGAATCTTGGCGCAATGCCAATCGAAAGAAAGTCGACCCTGATATTACGAGGAATTTATGA
- the rplS gene encoding 50S ribosomal protein L19: MKELLKGGLPTEANRTLNFNVGDTVKVHYKIQESGKERVQVYEGVVISISNGGNGKSFTVRRISYDVGVERVFPLYSPRIAKIELVRKGKVRRSKLFFLRERSGKSARIRELKGGKILVAEDRKRQTAEEAKAASPAETAAAE, translated from the coding sequence ATGAAAGAACTTTTAAAAGGCGGACTTCCTACAGAAGCAAATCGTACCCTGAATTTCAATGTTGGGGATACTGTTAAGGTCCATTATAAAATCCAAGAATCCGGTAAGGAAAGGGTCCAGGTTTACGAAGGAGTTGTGATCTCTATCTCCAACGGCGGAAACGGAAAATCATTCACTGTTCGCAGGATTTCCTACGATGTAGGTGTTGAAAGAGTGTTCCCACTTTATTCTCCTCGTATCGCTAAAATTGAACTAGTACGTAAAGGTAAGGTTCGTCGTTCTAAACTATTCTTCTTAAGAGAACGTTCCGGAAAATCTGCTCGTATTCGCGAGTTGAAAGGCGGAAAAATTCTGGTGGCAGAAGACAGAAAGCGCCAAACTGCAGAAGAAGCAAAAGCTGCTTCTCCTGCTGAAACCGCTGCTGCAGAATAA
- a CDS encoding ribonuclease HII has protein sequence MPLANFEPEELKFFPDHLPCGIDEAGRGPYAGPLSVAMVSFTPEVLEQIYSGQILKGLNDSKKLTESKRESLFQEIQETAHKTAHAFLSHTYIDHYGINRAVLEGILKCYRKGSQGPIESTGRKLLLLIDGNYNFSKYKESEEVKRQSYYYKKGDSRIASIAAASIIAKVKRDRFMKAIASKFPGYGFEAHKGYGSAGHEQAIRDLGLARIHRRSFTKKFHVSDPASQSD, from the coding sequence ATGCCTCTCGCAAATTTCGAACCGGAAGAATTGAAATTTTTTCCAGATCATCTCCCTTGCGGGATAGACGAAGCAGGCCGAGGTCCGTACGCGGGCCCTCTATCTGTGGCAATGGTTTCTTTTACACCTGAGGTTTTGGAACAAATCTATTCGGGACAGATCTTAAAAGGACTGAACGATTCTAAAAAACTCACAGAGTCCAAACGTGAATCTTTGTTTCAAGAGATCCAAGAAACTGCCCATAAAACCGCCCACGCATTCTTATCCCATACCTATATAGATCATTACGGGATCAATAGAGCAGTATTAGAAGGTATACTGAAATGTTATAGAAAGGGGTCCCAAGGTCCGATAGAAAGTACCGGAAGAAAACTTCTGCTCTTAATCGACGGAAACTATAATTTTTCCAAATACAAGGAATCGGAAGAGGTAAAACGCCAGTCTTACTATTATAAAAAAGGGGATTCCAGGATCGCGAGTATCGCGGCCGCATCCATAATTGCAAAAGTAAAACGTGATCGTTTTATGAAAGCAATCGCTTCTAAGTTTCCGGGTTATGGATTCGAGGCGCATAAAGGATACGGAAGCGCAGGACATGAACAAGCAATTCGGGATCTTGGACTAGCAAGAATCCACAGAAGGTCATTCACTAAAAAATTCCATGTTTCCGATCCCGCCTCCCAATCCGATTGA
- a CDS encoding EscU/YscU/HrcU family type III secretion system export apparatus switch protein, giving the protein MDCVKFGIALKFTPDENKGPKILAKGEGLLGEKIKGVAKRHGVPIVEDAPLAEALSPIPVGQEIPENLYRAVAGVFAFVLSQKAEAN; this is encoded by the coding sequence ATGGACTGCGTGAAATTCGGAATCGCCCTAAAGTTTACACCGGACGAAAATAAAGGCCCCAAAATCCTAGCCAAGGGAGAAGGTCTATTAGGTGAAAAGATCAAGGGTGTGGCTAAGAGACACGGAGTTCCTATAGTGGAGGATGCTCCTTTGGCCGAGGCACTTTCTCCGATACCGGTTGGGCAAGAAATTCCGGAAAATTTATACAGAGCGGTTGCGGGTGTTTTTGCTTTCGTACTCAGCCAAAAAGCGGAAGCAAATTAA